The nucleotide sequence AGATCTTGTCCATGGCACTCAGGATATCGAACTTGGTGACGACCAACTGGGTCACGCCATTGAGTTCTGCCGAGTAGCGAGCGGCCACCATGTCGAACCATCCACAGCGTCGCGGGCGGCCCGTGGTTGCTCCAAACTCGCTTCCTACCGAGCGAAGCTCCTCGCCGGTCTCGTCAAGCAGCTCGCTGGGGAAAGGGCCGTTGCCGACGCGTGTGCAATAGGCCTTGAAAATCCCGATCACATTTTCCAGATGCCGGGGCGCGATGCCGCTACCGATGATCGCTCCCCCTACTGTGGGGTTGCTGCTTGTCACGAAGGGATAGGTTCCATGATCCAGATCCAGCAAGGCACCCTGAGCACCTTCAAGCAGAACCTTCTTGCCCGCAGCCAGGGCATCCTGCAAAAGACGGTGTGAGTCCACGATCATGTCCGCCATCTGGGGTTTGATGGCCAGAAGCTTCTCTGCCGTTTCCTTGGGATTCAACCCTTCGGCACCATAGAGTGCATCTACACGCCGGTTGATCTCGATGCACTTCTCGATAATGCTTCTTTCAAATCGTTCATCATCGAGAAGAAACATCTCGCCGCGAAGTCCCGTGCGAGCGGCCTTTTCCGTATAGGCCGGACCGATACCGCGACCCGTGGTGCCAATGCTCTTTCCCTTGAGGGATTCCTCATGAAGACGGTCGAGCAGTTTGTGATAGGGAAGAAGCATGTGGGCGGAAGAACTGACAAATACCCGGCCCTCGCTCGAC is from Candidatus Krumholzibacteriia bacterium and encodes:
- a CDS encoding adenylosuccinate synthase — its product is MTENRGSATVVLGGQWGDEGKGKIVDYLAETHDVIVRYQGGANAGHTIRTEGQEYIFHLVPSGVLMEGKDCLLGGGLVIDPLELMGELEALRQRGVSSEGRVFVSSSAHMLLPYHKLLDRLHEESLKGKSIGTTGRGIGPAYTEKAARTGLRGEMFLLDDERFERSIIEKCIEINRRVDALYGAEGLNPKETAEKLLAIKPQMADMIVDSHRLLQDALAAGKKVLLEGAQGALLDLDHGTYPFVTSSNPTVGGAIIGSGIAPRHLENVIGIFKAYCTRVGNGPFPSELLDETGEELRSVGSEFGATTGRPRRCGWFDMVAARYSAELNGVTQLVVTKFDILSAMDKIYVCTAYRVGDEVIEHYPRDPATLEMCEPVLEEFEGWDEVLTEMRNWEEIPDAARTYLDFLSKGLDAPLLYVSVGPDRKQIIPVPRSGA